The sequence below is a genomic window from Dictyostelium discoideum AX4 chromosome 5 chromosome, whole genome shotgun sequence.
aaaaaaaaaaaaaaaaaaatattaataatatagataaaaataaataaaaatataaataaaaatataaataaaaatataaataaaaataaaaataaaaataaaaagaaaaaaatataaaatttaaataattaaacaaattattttttataaaaacgaAATAAATAACGAGACCAAAAACAttgttttttacttttttttttttttttttaatttttttttaattttttttttttgctttttttaaaatttttttttttttttttttttgttatcgGCAAAAACAAATGTATGTGTacacttttttattatttatatattttttttttttttttttttttttgtctgtctatattgtttttattaaaatgattaaCTTCAATATTTGCCCTGAGAATCGTCATGCGGAAATACTTATaccattaaatgatttttaaaaacattttgacaacaaataatatataactacttttttttttttaaaaaaaatttcaattgttctaacaaaattttatttttttttttaaaaaaaaaaccaaatataTTTTAGGATTCCTTTTTGATAACTTGATTGACtgtttatttgataattttcaaaaaaaatctatttcaAAGCTCCCCAAAATCTGGATGACTCAAttcttaaaaataaataaaaaatattttgatttttttggaattttaaaaatttttttttttttttttttttttttttttttttttttttttaaaaattttttttttttatatttaattttttttttttattttttaatttttattttcacaatATTTCACAaagatatatttaaattttattaaataaatatggcAAGCACAAGTAATAGAAATTTCTTTTCATCAAATATGACCCAAATACCAATGGATGAAAAGATTAGAATCGcattacaatttaataatctttCTCAAAGTACCAAACAAACATTAACCAAAGTATATTGTGCATTGGCAATTGGAATTTTAACAGCAACAGTTGGTGTTCTCTTTTCAATGTTCATTTATAGACCAGGCTTTTTAATGACTTTACTTTTAGTTATTGGGAGTGCCATTCTATTTGCAACAACACCAAGAACTCAAGATTATAAAACTCAAGTTAAAAGATTCACTCTTTTCAATTTAGTAACTTTTGTTACTGGTATGTCATCAAGTGGTTTAATTGAATTGTATATGGATATTAATTCATcgtatgtattattatttaaatttaaaatttaatttatcataataaataactaacatataaattttaattttaattttttttttttttttttttttttttttttttttttttaatagtattGTTCTTAATGCATTTATGGCAACATGTGGtatttttatatcatttacATTATTCTCATTATTAACTAATAAGAGattatatattttcattGGTAGTAGTTTagcatcattatcaattggtaTCTTTGTATTGGCTCTTACTAGACTATTTGGAGGATACAGCGAACCATTGGATCAACTTTTCATTTTGGCAATTTTAGCAAGCTCTGTTTTGTTCATCATTTTTGATACACAAATAATGGTCCACAGAATAGAAAATTTAGGTGAAAAAGATGTCTTATTCCATGCCTTTATTCTCTTTTATGACTTTGTTGATCTCTTTAGAGtcattttaaagattttagcaaaaaaagagaataaaaacaataataaatcaagaagataaaataaaataaaataaaagttatttttaatttgtataaatatcatttaaaaaaatcaaaaaaaagatttttttttttttttttttttttttttttttttttctcccatatttggtattggttttttttttaaaaaaataaaaaaaataaaaatgaaaataaaaaaatattaaaaaagaaaataaaaaaaaaacaaaacagtaactttaataaataaaattaacttTGAGGCCAAGgttaagttttaaaaattcatttaatttccaaaattattaacttataaaaaagttaataagaaaaaaaaaaaaaaaaaacaatttttaattttttttttttttttccacaataaaatttttataaaaagggAACTAACCGTAAAAATTAAGGGCCCAAAAAAGGGACCCCAACAACAaccggttttttttttttttttccaaatttttttttttttttttccaaattttttttttttttttttttttcaaaaaattttttttaaatttaaattaaaaatttaaataaaaaaatttttttaagggaattaaaatttcaaaataaggGAAAAAccctttttttcatttttaaagtaaataattaattttttttaaaaaattttattttaatttaaatttatcctaatatcaacttttttttttttttttttttttttggggttaAAGAAAATagcaataattataataaaatatcaatatcaataatatcaaaattataataaaagcaatcaaaatcaataatatcttttttttatttttttattttttttaattttttaatttatattattttttttccaccCAATCAAACCCccacctttttttatttttttaataattttttttaaatttcattatttttttttattttttatttttttttgtggaaatttagaaattgaatttagtTGTATATCATTTCGATAAcataccaaataataataataataataataataatataatagtagtaataataataataataataataataataaaaataaataaataaataaagtaaaCATTCTTTCCATACaaatttttctatttttatattatcatattattatttatttattattttatttttaccatttgTATATGTATGTAATTCAaccaccaattttttttttttttggtttattttaattttttttatttttttcttttttattttttttttttttaatttaaattttctatttCAAATTGCAACCAATTATAgagaatttcaaaattttgttttaaaaaaaaaaaaaaaaaaaaaaaaaaaggaaataaaaaaaattttgtataCACAATATTAACACTaacataaattttattattagttttataaatttgaaataatattgaaaaaaaaaaaaaataaaaaaaataaaataaataaataaataaataaataaataaataaatacgttgtaaatcaaattctttaataatactagtaataataaataaaaataataataaataaaaataataataaataaaaataagaataatagttttataaaaaaaaaaaaaaaaaaaaaaaaaaagatataaaatgAAAGCATTAATTTTAGTTGGTGGATTTGGTACACGTTTAAGACCATTAACATTAAgtaaaccaaaaccaattgTAGAGTTTGCTAATAAAGCGATGATTTTACATCAAATTGAAGCACTTTGCAAGATTGGTGTAAATGAAGTTGTATTGGCAGTAAATTATAGACCACAATTAATGTCACAATATTTAGAACCATATGAAAAGAAATTAGGAATCAAAATATCATATTCACATGAAACCGTACCATTAGGTACTGCAGGACCATTGGCATTGGCAagagatttattaaatgacgGCGAACCATTCTTTGTATTAAACTCTGATATCATTTGTGATTTCCCATTTGCAGATCTCTTGGCTTTCCATAAATCTCATGGTGGTGAAGGTACAATCATGGTAACCAAAGTTGAAGAACCTTCAAAATATGGTGTCGTTGTTtataaagaagaaaatgGTCAAATCTTAAAATTCGTTGAAAAACCTCAAGTCTACGttggtaataaaattaatgctggtgtttatatttttaatccAACAATTTTAGATAGAATTCAAgtaagtttttattatttatttatttgtttttttaaaaaaaaaaaaaaaaaaaaaaaaaaaaaaaaaaaaaagtgtttaaataattaattttttattttttttttttattttttattttattttatttttttttttttaataattatttttataaattaaaagccAAAACCaacatcaattgaaaaagagaTTTTCCCAGCAATGGCAGCAGATAGTCAATTATATTGTATGCAATTGGAAGGATTTTGGATGGATGTTGGTCAACCAAAAGACTTTTTATCAGGTATGggattatatttaaattcattaaagtCAAAACAACCAGAACTCTTAGCTACTGGCAATGGTATTATTGGACCAGTTTTAATTGATCCATCATCTGTCATTGAACCAGGTTGTTTAATTGGCCCAAACGTAACAATTGGTCCAAATTGTGTTATTCAAGAAGGTACTCGTTTAGTTAATACAACAGTTTTAGAGGGTACTACAATTGGTAAAAACTCTTGGATCAAATCTACTATCATTGGTTGGAACTCTTCAATTGGTAAATGGGTTAGAATGGAAAATACCTCTGTTCTCGGTGAAGATGTTCATGTTTCTGATGAACTTTACATTAATGGTGGTAAAATTTTACCACATAAATCAATTACTTCTTCAATACCTGAACCTGAAATTATTATgtaaatcaatcaatcaataaatcaataaatcaatcaatcaatcaaaaaaaaaaaaaaaaaaaaaaaaaaatatatataaaaatataaaaaatataaaaaaagattttttttaaaaaaaaaaaaaaaaaaaaaaaaaaaaaaaaaaaaacagatcattttgttttttttttttttataaatctcCAATTCccatttcttcttttttccaaaaatagATTCAGTAGTAAAAATAtagtataataataataatttaaaataatgtttttttttttaataaaattttagtatccattttttttttttgtaaaaatcaTTACATCacctattttattttattttttttttcattttttttttttctctgaatttcaaaaaataatatttgggtgtcaattaaaaaaaaaaatcatagtaatttttttttttttttttttttttttttttttcataatttcatttattttttttttttttatttttttattcaatttctttattttattttattttatttttttttattaatatccattttatttattttttaaatataataataa
It includes:
- the mpgA gene encoding GTP:alpha-D-mannose-1-phosphate guanylyltransferase; amino-acid sequence: MKALILVGGFGTRLRPLTLSKPKPIVEFANKAMILHQIEALCKIGVNEVVLAVNYRPQLMSQYLEPYEKKLGIKISYSHETVPLGTAGPLALARDLLNDGEPFFVLNSDIICDFPFADLLAFHKSHGGEGTIMVTKVEEPSKYGVVVYKEENGQILKFVEKPQVYVGNKINAGVYIFNPTILDRIQPKPTSIEKEIFPAMAADSQLYCMQLEGFWMDVGQPKDFLSGMGLYLNSLKSKQPELLATGNGIIGPVLIDPSSVIEPGCLIGPNVTIGPNCVIQEGTRLVNTTVLEGTTIGKNSWIKSTIIGWNSSIGKWVRMENTSVLGEDVHVSDELYINGGKILPHKSITSSIPEPEIIM